The following proteins are encoded in a genomic region of Thunnus maccoyii chromosome 8, fThuMac1.1, whole genome shotgun sequence:
- the LOC121901912 gene encoding paired box protein Pax-5-like encodes MEIHFGQVPLTVTHRHGGVNQLGGVFINGRPLPHAVRQRIVELAQRGVRPCEISRRLRVSHGCVSKILARYNETGSITPGAIGGSKPKVATPRVVQMILHLKHTNPTMFAWEIRDRLLLERVCGDNSVPSISSINRIIRSNVRSESCEIVSSASSVAMGTACSSESTYSISGILGIRKCCKHKEDGDVSCNVYHQQPCSCNDAWGRSDPCLTSISSLTFYPGLPANQNPDLLGSSCHYS; translated from the exons ATGGAAATACACTTTGGACAGGTGCCGCTCACCGTTACGCACA GGCACGGCGGGGTGAACCAGCTCGGCGGAGTCTTCATTAACGGGCGCCCGTTACCGCACGCGGTGAGACAGCGCATTGTGGAGCTCGCGCAACGGGGCGTGCGTCCCTGTGAGATCTCCCGCCGCCTGCGCGTCAGTCACGGCTGTGTCAGCAAAATACTGGCCAG GTACAATGAGACGGGGAGCATCACACCTGGGGCAATTGGAGGCTCTAAGCCTAAAGTGGCTACACCCAGGGTGGTGCAAATGATACTGCACCTGAAGCACACAAACCCCACCATGTTCGCCTGGGAGATCCGGGACAGACTCCTGCTGGAGCGAGTGTGTGGCGACAACAGCGTGCCCAGCATCAGCTCTATCAACAG GATCATTAGAAGCAACGTCCGGTCAGAGTCTTGTGAAATTG TGTCATCGGCATCATCTGTTGCCATGGGAACAGCCTGTTCTTCTGAGTCCACCTATTCCATCAGTGGAATCCTGGGAATCAGAAAATGCTGCAAACATAAGGAAG acGGGGACGTCTCCTGCAACGTCTACCACCAGCAGCCATGTTCCTGTAATGACGCCTGGGGGCGGTCTGACCCCTGTCTGACTTCTATCTCCAGCCTGACCTTTTACCCCGGCCTGCCAGCTAATCAAAATCCAGACCTGTTAG GGTCTTCATGTCATTACAGCTGA
- the LOC121902334 gene encoding signal-transducing adaptor protein 1-like, translated as MSVHPRVVHRRRATITALPLYFSGPLLKKNNKEKDFKNYYGELRGSTLFLYKDDTQDTYTEKLDLEQLKSMTLDSPYRKKTATIFTLKLHTEKVQLKMDNPDTGEVWRGYILTVAKKEIPSKLQLLPGQMLLLEDVLAEEKRRNPPTRPALPPRPSFLRPASSPSSPSCFFNVTRREAEEMLEANPEYGSIILRPSTMVNNYALTLRHLTPSGPVMKNFRLTSTNTGFVIGLETAVTVSSLNDVLQYFLEKTEYRLQPYAVSDIYDIHIGASPAPKPVSVNSPSAKTLPKAQVAPMMRAQTKEELLPPPTTPEEGEYVVPEDQSPDYKNLKQVELASEEELLPPPTTPEEGEYVVPDDQSPNYNNLKQVELAIEEELLPPSTTPEEGEYAVPDDQSPNYNNLKQVTLESELREVLQIRRESLYAMTSKDKGNMNKNETTGKSHCAVRSN; from the exons ATGTCTGTGCACCCCAGAGTTGTCCACAGGAGGAGAGCCACCATCACGGCTCTGCCTCTCTACTTCTCTGGACCCCTGttgaagaaaaataacaaagagaAG GATTTCAAGAACTACTATGGAGAGCTCCGCGGATCCACACTGTTTCTGTACAAAGATGACACACAAGATACA TACACAGAGAAACTGGACCTGGAGCAGCTGAAGTCCATGACGTTAGATTCTCCGTATCGGAAAAAGACGGCGACCATCTTCACCCTCAAGCTGCACACAGAGAAGGTGCAGCTGAAG ATGGACAACCCTGACACAGGAGAGGTGTGGAGGGGTTACATCCTGACCGTTGCCAAA AAAGAGATTCCCAGtaagctgcagctgctgcctgGCCAGATGTTGCTGCTTGAGGATGTCCTGGccgaggagaagaggagaaatcCCCCAACACGTCCAGCCCTCCCACCCCGTCCATCTTTCCTTCGCCCagcctcctccccctcctccccctc GTGTTTCTTCAATGTGACTCGGAGGGAGGCGGAGGAGATGTTGGAGGCGAACCCAGAGTATGGAAGCATCATCCTCCGCCCATCCACCATGGTCAACAACTACGCCCTGACCCTCAGACACCTCACACCCAG TGGTCCTGTCATGAAGAACTTCAGGTTGACGTCCACAAACACAGGCTTTGTCATTGGACTGGAAACAGCA GTGACAGTCTCCTCCTTGAATGATGTACTTCAATACTTCCTTGAGAAGACAGAATACCGTCTCCAACCTTACGCGGTGTCTGACATCTACGACATTCACATTG GGGCGTCACCTGCTCCAAAGCCTGTCAGCGTCAACTCACCATCGGCCAAAACTCTACCCAAGGCACAAGTAGCACCCATGATGCGTGCGCAGACCAAAGAGGAGCTTCTGCCCCCTCCAACCACGCCAGAGGAGGGTGAATACGTGGTTCCTGAGGACCAAAGTCCGGATTACAAAAACCTGAAGCAAG TTGAGTTGGCAAGTGAAGAGGAGCTTCTGCCCCCTCCAACCACGCCAGAGGAGGGTGAATACGTGGTTCCTGATGACCAAAGCCCGAATTACAACAACCTAAAGCAAG TTGAGTTGGCAATTGAAGAGGAGCTTCTGCCCCCTTCAACCACGCCAGAGGAGGGTGAATATGCGGTTCCTGATGACCAAAGCCCGAATTACAACAACCTAAAGCAAG TTACGTTGGAAAGTGAGCTTCGGGAAGTTTTACAAATACGGCGGGAAAGCCTCTATGCTATGACCAGCAAGGACAAAGGCAACATGAACAAGAATGAAACCACTGGAAAATCCCACTGTGCTGTGCggtcaaattaa
- the LOC121902595 gene encoding zinc finger CCHC domain-containing protein 7-like, protein MDFMKENEDDDGEEAGGEDERFFIEGSSCSESEEKIKFSHQKQHSSCKQATERSRGSSPPLLLAFSVTTGRLLQDSSPSSDLQEEEDSDQHIEDWMILGGGEQEGDSSIQLNLSYWSSISGDDSGDEDQNIKSVEDTWAVSEKDKCFADQSLLSRYFVRGRSLMCHICNRTGHQAKSCYIHKKCPTCILCGIQGHIQRDCPCRPCPSCGLPSHGLRPCENPPTWNQHCQRCGVTGHLSDACPDIWRQYHMTIRLEIPPGPWKVHSLKHKKRPVHCYNCSRRGHYGYECTKRRMVSGSSPSLPYVCHYDTMEDILQRRTRMLRRAKELVSAGSLLLLEQQHLSEPTGESGEENQPVQGRSKRNQEARSHGGRRKTWPERRRERQEVKRLRREAQARREGGLLVRSRGHSDDEACTADPLRSPLHGHGQSTPPPQKKKRKDEAGGRRSRKSREAERWKKRGGMKRGDLYPYVDLDSGSKNLLSPKQRVRHRRR, encoded by the exons ATGGACTTCATGAAAGAAAAcgaagatgatgatggtgaagaaGCCGGTGGCGAGGATGAGCGCTTCTTTATTGAGGGCTCCAGCTGTTcagaaagtgaagaaaagatCAAGTTTAGTCACCAgaagcagcacagcagctgcaAACAAGCCACTGAGCGGAGCAGGGGAAGCTCTCCTCCGCTCCTCCTGGCCTTCTCCGTCACAACTGGACGGCTGCTGCAGGACAGCAGCCCCAGCTCCGACttacaggaagaggaggacagtgACCAGCACATCGAGGACTGGATGATCctgggaggaggagagcaggagggagacTCAAGCATCCAGCTCAATCTGAGCTACTGGAGCAGCATCTCTGGCGATGACTCTGGAGATGAAG ATCAGAATATAAAATCAGTTGAAGATACCTGGGCTGTATCGGAGAAAGACAAG TGTTTTGCTGATCAGTCTCTGCTCAGCCGCTACTTCGTGCGCGGCCGTTCTCTGATGTGTCACATCTGCAACAGGACGGGACACCAGGCCAAAAGCTGCTACATCCACAAG AAATGTCCCACCTGTATCCTTTGTGGGATCCAGGGCCACATCCAGAGGGACTGTCCGTGCCGCCCCTGCCCCAGCTGTGGACTGCCCTCACATGGCCTCAGGCCCTGTGAAAATCCCCCAACATGGAACCAACACTGCCAGCGCTGTGGGGTGACAGGACACCTCTCTGAT GCCTGCCCTGATATATGGAGACAGTATCACATGACA ATCCGGTTAGAGATTCCCCCCGGGCCATGGAAAGTCCACTCCCTCAAACATAAGAAACGCCCTGTTCATTGTTACAACTGCTCTAGGAGGGGACATTATGGCTAT GAGTGCACTAAAAGGAGGATGGTCAGTGGTTCGTCTCCCTCCCTGCCTTATGTTTGCCACTACGACACCATGGAAGACATCCTCCAACGTCGCACCAGGATGCTGAGGAGAGCTAAAG AGCTTGTGAGTGCTGGATCCCTGTTGCTCTTAGAGCAGCAGCATTTGTCCGAACCAACAGGGGAGAGCGGCGAGGAGAATCAGCCGGTACAGGGGAGGAGCAAGAGGAACCAGGAGGCACGGAGCCATGGCGGCAGGAGGAAGACTTGGCCTGAAAGgcgcagagagagacaggaggtgAAGAGGCTGAGGAGGGAGGCTCAGGCCAGACGTGAAGGAGGACTACTGGTGAGGTCCCGGGGTCACTCTGATGATGAAGCCTGCACTGCAGATCCCCTAAGGTCCCCCCTCCACGGTCATGGACAGTCCACACCCcctccacagaagaagaagaggaaggatgAGGCAGGTGGCAGAAGGAGCAGgaagagcagagaggcagagaggtggaagaagagaggagggatgaaACGTGGGGATTTATATCCCTATGTTGACCTTGACAGCGGTAGTAAAAACCTTCTTTCCCCAAAGCAGAGGGTACGCCACCGAAGAAgataa
- the LOC121901913 gene encoding uncharacterized protein LOC121901913 codes for MCSRCPDCCLNNLRDTGGGDDDEDDDDLCPLCQSPSSCDDFKHHRCLFHIISICRKYEHTAEGVFCPGVSQVQPPRQKWLLMICGLLFLLLFTFLMAAVSREEHDAQDYDADVVLPSKALWLLGSLLFWTIWLLLHLLQMFLRLIKVLLWFIIIFASPLCHCLSFILSCVLLLLHYTCDAVYFATTSPVYIYGMLLSVGFSLLIFTR; via the exons ATGTGCAGCCGCTGCCCAGACTGCTGTCTTAACAACCTGAgggacactggtggtggtgatgatgatgaggatgatgatgatctttGCCCACTGTGTCAATCACCCAGCAGCTGTGATGACTTTAAACACCACCGCTGTCTGTTTCACATCATTAGCATCTGCAGGAAGTATGAGCACACAGCAGAGGGCGTTTTCTGTCCAGGTGTTTCACAG gttCAACCACCAAGACAAAAATGGCTGCTGATGATCTGTGGActactcttcctcctgctcttcaCTTTCCTCA TGGCAGCTGTTAGCAGGGAAGAACATGATGCTCAAGACTAT gatgCAGATGTTGTTCTTCCATCCAAAGCCTTGTGGTTGTTGGGCTCTCTGCTGTTCTGGACCATTTGGTTGCTCCTGCACCTCCTCCAGATGTTTCTCCGGTTGATCAAAGTTCTGCTGTggttcatcatcatctttgctTCCCCGCTGTGTCACTGTTTGTCGTTCATTCTGTCctgtgtgctgctgcttctACATTACACGTGTGATGCTGTGTATTTTGCAACCACCAGCCCCGTGTACATATATGGCATGCTTCTCAGTGTTGGCTTTTCACTGCTCATTTTCACCAGGTGA